The proteins below are encoded in one region of Macaca nemestrina isolate mMacNem1 chromosome 10, mMacNem.hap1, whole genome shotgun sequence:
- the LOC105474097 gene encoding kinesin heavy chain — translation MAETNNECSIKVLCRFRPLNQAEILRGDKFIPIFQGDDSVVIGGKPYVFDRVFPPNTTQEQVYHACAMQIVKDVLAGYNGTIFAYGQTSSGKTHTMEGKLHDPQLMGIIPRIARDIFNHIYSMDENLEFHIKVSYFEIYLDKIRDLLDVTKTNLSVHEDKNRVPFVKGCTERFVSSPEEILDVIDEGKSNRHVAVTNMNEHSSRSHSIFLINIKQENMETEQKLSGKLYLVDLAGSEKVSKTGAEGAVLDEAKNINKSLSALGNVISALAEGTKSYVPYRDSKMTRILQDSLGGNCRTTMFICCSPSSYNDAETKSTLMFGQRAKTIKNTASVNLELTAEQWKKKYEKEKEKTKAQKETIAKLEAELSRWRNGENVPETERLAGEEAALGAELCEETPVNDNSSIVVRIAPEERQKYEEEIRRLYKQLDDKDDEINQQSQLIEKLKQQMLDQEELLVSTRGDNEKVQRELSHLQSENDAAKDEVKEVLQALEELAVNYDQKSQEVEEKSQQNQLLVDELSQKVATMLSLESELQRLQEVSGHQRKRIAEVLNGLMKDLSEFSVIVGNGEIKLPVEISGAIEEEFTVARLYISKIKSEVKSVVKRCRQLENLQVECHRKMEVTGRELSSCQLLISQHEAKIRSLTEYMQSVELKKRHLEESYDSLSDELAKLQAQETVHEVALKDKEPDTQDADEVKKALELQMESHREAHHRQLARLRDEINEKQKTIDELKDLNQKLQLELEKLQADYEKLKSEEHEKSTKLQELTFLYERHEQSKQDLKGLEETVARELQTLHNLRKLFVQDVTTRVKKSAEMEPEDSGGIHSQKQKISFLENNLEQLTKVHKQLVRDNADLRCELPKLEKRLRATAERVKALEGALKEAKEGAMKDKRRYQQEVDRIKEAVRYKSSGKRGHSAQIAKPVRPGHYPASSPTNPYGTRSPECISYTNSLFQNYQNLYLQATPSSTSDMYFANSCTSSGATSSGGPLASYQKANMDNGNATDINDNRSDLPCGYEAEDQAKLFPLHQETAAS, via the exons ATGGCGGAGACCAACAACGAATGTAGCATCAAGGTGCTCTGCCGATTCCGGCCGCTAAACCAGGCTGAGATTCTGCGGGGAGACAAGTTCATCCCCATTTTCCAAGGGGACGACAGCGTCGTTATTGGG GGGAAGCCATATGTTTTTGACCGTGTATTCCCCCCAAACACGACTCAGGAGCAAGTTTATCATGCATGTGCCATGCAGATTGTCAAAG ATGTCCTTGCTGGCTACAATGGCACCATTTTTGCTTATGGACAGACATCCTCAGGGAAAACACATACCATGGAG GGAAAGCTGCACGACCCCCAGCTGATGGGAATCATTCCTCGAATTGCCCGAGACATCTTCAACCACATCTACTCCATGGATGAGAACCTTGAGTTCCACATCAAG GTTTCTTACTTTGAAATTTACCTGGACAAAATTCGTGACCTTCTGGATG TGACCAAGACAAATCTGTCTGTGCACGAGGACAAGAACCGTGTGCCATTTGTCAAG GGTTGTACTGAACGCTTTGTGTCCAGCCCGGAGGAGATTCTGGATGTGATTGATGAAGGGAAATCAAATCGTCATGTGGCTGTTACCA ACATGAATGAGCATAGCTCTCGGAGCCACAGCATCTTCCTCATCAACATCAAGCAGGAGAACATGGAAACGGAGCAGAAGCTCAGTGGGAAGCTGTATCTGGTGGACCTGGCAGGGAGTGAGAAG GTCAGCAAGACTGGAGCAGAGGGAGCCGTGCTGGATGAGGCAAAGAATATCAACAAGTCACTGTCAGCTCTGGGCAATGTGATCTCCGCACTGGCTGAGGGCACT AAAAGCTATGTTCCATATCGTGACAGCAAAATGACAAGGATTCTCCAGGACTCTCTTGGGGGAAACTGCCGGACAACTATGTTCATCTGTTGCTCACCGTCCAGTTACAATGATGCAGAGACCAAGTCCACCCTGATGTTTGGGCAGCG GGCAAAGACCATTAAGAACACTGCCTCAGTAAATCTGGAGTTGACTGCTGAGCAGTGGAAGAAGAAAtatgagaaggagaaggagaagacaaAGGCCCAGAAGGAGACGATTGCGAAGCTAGAGGCTGAGCTGAGCCGGTGGCGCAATG GAGAGAATGTGCCTGAGACGGAGCGCCTGGCTGGGGAGGAGGCAGCCCTGGGAGCTGAGCTCTGTGAGGAGACCCCTGTGAATGACAACTCATCCATCGTGGTGCGCATTGCGCCCGAAGAGCGGCAGAAATACGAGGAGGAGATCCGCCGCCTCTATAAGCAGCTTGACGACAAG GATGATGAAATCAACCAGCAAAGCCAACTCATAGAGAAACTCAAGCAGCAAATGCTGGACCAGGAAGAG CTGCTGGTGTCCACCCGAGGAGACAACGAGAAGGTCCAGCGGGAGCTGAGCCACCTGCAATCAGAGAACGATGCCGCTAAGGATGAGGTGAAGGAAGTGCTgcaggccctggaggagctgGCTGTGAACTATGACCAGAagtcccaggaggtggaggagaagaGCCAGCAGAACCAGCTTCTGGTGGATGAGCTATCTCAGAAGGTG GCCACCATGCTGTCCCTGGAGTCTGAGTTGCAGCGGCTACAGGAGGTCAGTGGACACCAGCGAAAACGAATTGCTGAGGTGCTGAACGGGCTGATGAAGGATCTGAGCGAGTTCAGCGTCATTGTGGGCAACGGGGAGATTAAGCTG CCAGTGGAGATCAGTGGGGCCATCGAGGAGGAGTTCACTGTGGCCCGACTCTACATCAGCAAAATCAAGTCAGAAGTCAAGTCTGTGGTCAAGCGGTGCCGGCAGCTGGAGAACCTCCAGGTGGAATGTCACCGCAAGATGGAAGTGACTGGGCGGGAGCTCTCATCCTGCCAGCTCCTCATCTCTCAG CACGAGGCCAAGATCCGCTCACTTACGGAATACATGCAGAGCGTGGAGCTAAAGAAGCGGCACCTGGAAGAGTCTTATGACTCCTTGAGTGACGAGCTGGCCAAGCTCCAGGCCCAGG AAACTGTGCATGAAGTGGCCCTGAAGGACAAGGAACCTGATACCCAGGATGCAGATGAAGTGAAG AAGGCTCTGGAGCTGCAGATGGAGAGTCACCGGGAGGCCCATCACCGGCAGCTGGCCCGGCTCCGGGATGAGATCAACGAGAAGCAGAAGACCATTGATGAGCTCAAAGA CCTAAATCAGAAGCTCCAGTTAGAGCTAGAGAAGCTTCAGGCTGACTACGAGAAGCTGAAGAGTGAAGAACATGAGAAGAGCACCAAGCTGCAGGAGCTGAC ATTTCTGTACGAGCGACATGAGCAGTCCAAGCAGGACCTCAAGGGTCTGGAGGAGACAGTT GCCCGGGAACTCCAGACCCTCCACAACCTTCGCAAGCTGTTCGTTCAAGACGTCACGACTCGAGTCAAGAAA agtgcAGAAATGGAGCCCGAAGACAGTGGGGGGATTCACTCCCAAAAGCAGAAGATTTCCTTTCTTGAGAACAACCTGGAACAGCTTACAAAGGTTCACAAACAG CTGGTACGTGACAATGCAGATCTGCGTTGTGAGCTTCCTAAATTGGAAAAACGACTTAGGGCTACGGCTGAGAGAGTTAAGGCCCTGGAGGGTGCACTgaaggaggccaaggagggcgccATGAAGGACAAGCGCCGGTACCAGCAGGAGGTGGACCGCATCAAGGAGGCCGTTCGCTACAAGAGCTCGGGCAAACGGGGCCATTCTGCCCAGATTG CCAAACCTGTCCGGCCTGGCCACTACCCGGCATCCTCACCCACCAACCCCTATGGCACCCGGAGCCCTGAGTGCATCAGTTACACCAACAGCCTCTTCCAGAACTACCAGAATCTCTACCTGCAGGCCACACCCAGCTCCACCTCAGATATGTA CTTTGCCAACTCCTGTACCAGCAGTGGAGCCACGTCTTCTGGCGGCCCCTTGGCTTCCTACCAGAAGGCCAACATGGACAATG GAAATGCCACAGATATCAATGACAATAG GAGTGACCTGCCGTGTGGCTATGAGGCTGAGGACCAGGCCAAGCTTTTCCCTCTCCACCAAGAGACAGCAGCCAGCTAA